Proteins from a single region of Xyrauchen texanus isolate HMW12.3.18 chromosome 7, RBS_HiC_50CHRs, whole genome shotgun sequence:
- the pxmp4 gene encoding peroxisomal membrane protein 4 — MAVSNLFQTLLYTVNNLLQQHKYKTALAVVKGFRNGAVYGAKIRAPHALVMTFLFRSGSLREKLKAIAQATYTHSRNLACFVFTYKGLQAIQKHVQGKPLQAHSFLAACFGGWLVFGENNNINSQINMYLLSRILFALSRLAVEKGFISQPKRDPFPLFATLVWGIVLWLFEYYPHTLQPSLQSSMNYLYHDSNTWHDITDFLVYNKPKTT; from the exons ATGGCTGTCTCAAATCTCTTTCAAACTTTGTTATACACAGTCAACAATCTTCTGCAACAACACAAATATAAAACTGCTCTGGCTGTCGTCAAAGGCTTCAGGAATGGAGCTGT ATATGGGGCAAAGATTCGCGCCCCTCACGCCCTTGTTATGACATTTCTGTTCAGAAGCGGCAG TCTGAGAGAGAAGTTGAAGGCGATCGCTCAGGCCACATACACGCACTCCAGGAATTTGGCCTGTTTTGTGTTCACATATAAGGGACTGCAGGCGATCCAGAAGCACGTACAGGGGAAACCGCTTCAGGCTCACTCGTTCCTAGCCGCTTGTTTCGGAGGCTGGCTGGTGTTTGGAGAAAATAACAACATCAACAGCCAG ATAAATATGTATCTGCTGTCCAGAATTCTCTTTGCGTTGTCTCGTCTGGCAGTGGAAAAAGGCTTCATTTCTCAACCCAAGAGAGATCCGTTCCCGCTGTTTGCTACACTGGTGTGGGGCATCGTTCTGTGGTTGTTTGAGTATTATCCTCATACACTTCAGCCCTCGCTACAGTCCTCTATGAACTATCTCTATCACGACAGCAACACATGGCATGATATTACAGACTTCCTTGTTTATAACAAACCAAAAACCACTTGA